The stretch of DNA TCCGATGACTCTCACGTCTTGCATGGTTGCGCCTCCCGAGCGTTGCGTACGGTCGTGCTCGTACCTTGCAGGAGTATGCAGCCGCGGGCGTCCGATCCCGCGGAGGCGCACGGGCGTGCCGCGCACTCCCGCACCCCGGGAATGTCCGGGTCCGGCACCGGGTTGCACGGCCTGACGATCCCGCACGGCGTTCGGTTTGCGCTCTCGCGGGTCGTGGTGCAAACTGTCGCCGCCGATCATCGGCGACGACCTCTCGACACGAGAAACGGATGGGCATGGCCACCGATTACGACGCCCCCAGGAAGACCGACGACTCCTCTGACTCGGAGTCGATCGAGGCCCTCAAGGAGCGCGTGCCCGACAAGATGTCGGGGGTCGTCGACGATGATTCCGACAACCCCGGCAGCTTCGAGCTCGCCGGACAGGACCTCAGCGACGTCGACCTCGACGTCGTCGTGCTGCCGCCGCAGGTCGACGAGTTCACCTGCGTCGAGTGCTTCCTCGTGAAGCACCGCTCGCAGCTCGACCACGAGTCGAAGCTCGGCCCCGTGTGCGCGGAGTGCGCGGCGCTCTAGGCACGCTGCTCGTCGGACGGCCCGTCACCCCTCGTGGGTGGCGGGCCGTTCCGCGTGTGCGGGGAGTGCGCCGGGCGCGAGCGGGCGTACCTGGCGGAGGCGGGCGTACCTGGCGGAAGCGGGCGTACCTGGCGTTCCGGAACGACCAGGTACGCCCGAGACCGCCTGGTACTGCACCCGTTGTGGGAAGGAACGGGCGGGGCGGGAGGGAGTGGCGCCTCCCGGCCGGCCGGAGCGCCGCACGCCCGACCGGGCCCCGCCTCAGGAACGCAGGGCATCGACGATCGCCTGGGGGTTGCGAGCACTGACGAGCCAGTACGGCGTCGGATCCGCCGGGTCCGCGACCTCGACGCGCACGACGCCGCGCACGTA from Curtobacterium sp. SGAir0471 encodes:
- a CDS encoding DUF4193 domain-containing protein, which codes for MATDYDAPRKTDDSSDSESIEALKERVPDKMSGVVDDDSDNPGSFELAGQDLSDVDLDVVVLPPQVDEFTCVECFLVKHRSQLDHESKLGPVCAECAAL